The Gordonia sp. KTR9 genome contains a region encoding:
- a CDS encoding MFS transporter: protein MTSAVDSRLPRALLPFARRQYRLLASGLILAMFADGVWTIAVIWQVIALGGGPGQVSLATGVAAVGMLFSTLAGGVLADRISQRHIMIGLEVAKMVAFGAIGLASITGVLQLWHVVLASLLGGITTGMYYPAYSALLPGIVAPSELQAANGIEGFFRPVVFQAVGPMVAGAVIGAWAPGPAVLMAAIAAIASGACYLAMSPVTARRFGEAAQDQSEVAVEGAGVRRIVTDLAEGFVYMARTPWLWGTLLFACVLVLATLGPIEVLVPFALRERIDGGATQHAWVLAGFGLGAAAASLVFASIPMPRRYLTVMFSLWAFSSLPLVLMGLADSTWMFIAAGVTMGILFDGPMVLWGTLLQRRVPPALLGRIASLDFFVSVALMPVSMAIAAPISSAIGLTATFVLAGLLPVPIAWAFYVAARMWRDEIENPLVDDAHPKLVDPAVL, encoded by the coding sequence GTGACATCCGCCGTCGACTCCCGTCTGCCCCGCGCGCTGTTGCCGTTCGCGCGCCGGCAGTACCGGCTGCTCGCGTCCGGACTGATCCTCGCGATGTTCGCCGACGGTGTGTGGACGATCGCGGTGATCTGGCAGGTCATCGCGCTCGGTGGCGGCCCGGGCCAGGTGTCGCTGGCCACCGGCGTGGCCGCGGTGGGGATGCTGTTCTCCACACTGGCCGGCGGTGTGCTTGCCGACCGTATCTCGCAGCGCCACATAATGATCGGGCTCGAGGTCGCGAAGATGGTCGCATTCGGTGCGATCGGTCTGGCGTCGATCACGGGTGTGCTGCAACTCTGGCATGTGGTGCTGGCGTCGCTGCTGGGCGGTATCACCACCGGGATGTACTACCCCGCCTACTCGGCGCTCCTGCCCGGCATCGTCGCGCCTTCGGAACTGCAGGCGGCCAACGGGATCGAGGGATTCTTCCGTCCCGTCGTCTTCCAGGCGGTCGGCCCGATGGTCGCCGGTGCCGTCATCGGTGCCTGGGCGCCGGGACCCGCGGTGCTGATGGCGGCGATCGCGGCGATCGCCTCCGGTGCTTGTTATCTCGCGATGTCGCCGGTCACCGCACGGCGCTTCGGAGAGGCGGCGCAGGACCAGTCGGAAGTGGCGGTCGAGGGCGCCGGCGTCCGCCGGATCGTCACCGACCTGGCCGAGGGATTCGTCTACATGGCGCGGACCCCGTGGCTGTGGGGGACGCTGCTCTTCGCGTGCGTGCTGGTGCTGGCGACGCTCGGTCCGATCGAGGTCCTCGTCCCGTTCGCGCTGCGCGAGCGTATCGACGGAGGCGCGACCCAGCACGCCTGGGTTCTGGCCGGGTTCGGGCTCGGTGCGGCCGCGGCCTCGTTGGTCTTCGCCTCGATCCCGATGCCGCGCCGGTACCTGACCGTCATGTTCTCGCTGTGGGCGTTCTCGAGCCTGCCGCTGGTGTTGATGGGTCTCGCCGATTCGACCTGGATGTTCATCGCCGCCGGGGTGACCATGGGCATCTTGTTCGACGGCCCGATGGTCCTGTGGGGGACGCTGTTACAGCGTCGGGTCCCGCCCGCGCTGCTGGGTCGCATCGCCAGCCTCGACTTCTTCGTGTCGGTCGCGCTGATGCCGGTGTCGATGGCGATCGCCGCCCCCATCTCCTCGGCCATCGGACTGACCGCCACGTTCGTGCTGGCCGGGTTGTTACCGGTGCCGATCGCGTGGGCCTTCTACGTCGCCGCGCGCATGTGGCGCGACGAGATCGAGAACCCCCTCGTCGACGACGCGCACCCGAAGCTGGTCGACCCCGCCGTCCTATAG
- a CDS encoding DUF5994 family protein produces the protein MTPDASPSSRIQFKPAGSDRGSVDGAWWPHTRDLADETRAIAPAIEEHLKRLERVGYAVRDWESSDTTKIAIDGKRISLEGFTVWTPATVRFTGAANTLTLAVIPPDTDARTAREIMTRATDKHSTGSASTLLNPPT, from the coding sequence ATGACTCCAGATGCCTCACCCTCGTCACGGATACAGTTCAAACCCGCCGGATCAGACCGCGGCTCGGTCGACGGAGCGTGGTGGCCCCACACCCGAGACCTCGCCGACGAGACGCGCGCAATCGCACCCGCGATCGAAGAACACCTGAAGCGACTCGAACGCGTCGGCTACGCCGTCCGCGATTGGGAATCCTCCGACACCACCAAGATCGCGATCGACGGAAAACGGATCAGTCTGGAAGGGTTCACGGTCTGGACACCGGCAACCGTCAGATTCACGGGCGCCGCGAATACGCTCACACTCGCGGTGATCCCCCCGGACACCGATGCACGGACCGCGCGCGAGATCATGACGCGAGCCACCGACAAGCACAGCACCGGAAGCGCTTCGACGCTCCTCAACCCGCCGACATAG
- the ku gene encoding non-homologous end joining protein Ku: MRSIWKGDLSFGLVNVPVKVYSATESHDRKSYQVDSSDGTRIRYRRVREGTDSEVDYGDIANAYEAESGETVILTKEDLASLPVQKSPEISILEFVPAEQVDPIYFDKPYYLEPSSKSPKAYVLLAKALEETDRLAIATFTLRNRTRVAALRVVDGVMTLQTLLWPDEVRKPDFGFLDDDTEIRDQELQMAASLIESMASDYDPSEFEDTYQNELTKLIEAKSEGGEAFPESDDEDKDTDDSDVADLLAALRASVKDRGGSDSDSKDADSKDTGTEGTGAEKAPAKKAAAKTAAKKAPAKKAAAKSTAKKTSSGGSAGKTTAKKSPAKKSSRKAS; encoded by the coding sequence ATGCGCTCGATCTGGAAGGGCGACCTCAGCTTTGGTCTGGTCAATGTGCCGGTCAAGGTCTATTCGGCGACCGAGAGCCACGACCGCAAGTCCTACCAGGTCGACTCGTCGGACGGCACCCGCATCCGCTATCGCCGCGTGCGCGAGGGCACCGACAGCGAGGTCGACTACGGCGACATCGCCAACGCCTACGAAGCCGAGTCCGGCGAGACGGTGATCCTCACCAAGGAAGACCTCGCGTCGCTGCCGGTGCAGAAGAGCCCCGAGATCTCGATCCTGGAGTTCGTGCCCGCCGAGCAGGTGGACCCGATCTACTTCGACAAGCCCTACTATCTCGAGCCGTCGTCGAAGTCGCCGAAGGCCTACGTCCTGCTGGCGAAAGCGCTGGAGGAGACGGACCGGCTGGCTATCGCCACGTTCACCCTGCGCAACCGCACCCGCGTGGCCGCGCTGCGTGTCGTCGACGGCGTGATGACGCTCCAAACCCTGTTGTGGCCCGACGAGGTCCGTAAACCCGACTTCGGCTTCCTCGACGACGACACCGAGATCCGCGATCAGGAACTCCAGATGGCGGCGTCCCTGATCGAGTCGATGGCGTCGGACTACGACCCCTCGGAGTTCGAGGACACCTATCAGAACGAGTTGACCAAGCTCATCGAGGCGAAGTCCGAGGGGGGCGAGGCGTTCCCCGAATCCGACGACGAGGACAAGGACACCGACGACTCCGACGTCGCCGATCTCCTCGCCGCACTGCGTGCCTCGGTGAAGGACCGCGGGGGTTCGGACTCCGACTCGAAGGACGCCGACTCGAAGGACACCGGCACGGAGGGCACCGGGGCCGAGAAGGCGCCGGCCAAGAAGGCTGCGGCGAAGACCGCCGCGAAGAAGGCCCCGGCCAAGAAGGCGGCCGCCAAGTCGACCGCGAAGAAGACGTCCTCGGGCGGTTCGGCAGGCAAGACGACGGCCAAGAAGTCCCCGGCCAAGAAGTCCTCGCGGAAGGCGAGCTGA